A DNA window from Pontimonas salivibrio contains the following coding sequences:
- the truB gene encoding tRNA pseudouridine(55) synthase TruB yields the protein MLQGIVLVDKPQGPTSHTVVAIARKRLGLKKVGHAGTLDPMATGLLVLGVGPGTKLLTYCVGMDKTYKATIRLGQNTHTDDAEGEPIGEPAGTDVLDALDEQRIRDAMASFVGEIDQVPSSVSAIKVDGQRAYDRVRAGEDVELASRRVTISTLTVESIRRDGALWDIDVEIDCSSGTYIRAIARDVGQALAVGGHLTALRRTRVGPFDVADAIEPDDIEPSALIPLGDAAGQVAPVCALSTTQSVEMRHGKKIFLDPPEGSRPGEPVACVSPEGELVAMCRIDHKVAHILVGFPAAEGGS from the coding sequence ATGCTCCAAGGAATTGTCCTTGTCGATAAACCACAAGGCCCCACAAGTCACACCGTGGTGGCCATCGCGAGGAAACGACTCGGCCTGAAAAAAGTGGGCCACGCCGGAACCCTAGACCCGATGGCCACAGGACTCTTGGTGCTCGGCGTGGGGCCGGGAACAAAGCTGTTGACCTACTGCGTCGGAATGGACAAAACCTACAAAGCCACAATCCGGTTGGGTCAAAACACCCACACCGATGACGCCGAAGGCGAGCCCATTGGTGAACCCGCCGGCACCGATGTGCTGGATGCGCTGGATGAGCAACGCATTCGCGACGCCATGGCCAGCTTTGTCGGCGAAATTGACCAAGTCCCCTCTAGCGTGAGCGCGATCAAAGTTGACGGGCAGCGAGCGTATGACCGGGTACGCGCCGGTGAAGACGTGGAGCTCGCCTCCCGTCGGGTTACCATCAGCACACTAACTGTGGAATCAATCCGTCGTGATGGTGCCCTGTGGGATATCGATGTAGAAATTGATTGTTCGTCGGGTACCTACATTCGGGCGATTGCCCGCGATGTGGGACAGGCTCTTGCCGTAGGCGGTCACCTCACTGCTCTTCGTCGCACCCGGGTCGGACCCTTTGACGTGGCAGACGCGATCGAACCCGACGACATCGAGCCCTCAGCCCTCATTCCCCTGGGTGATGCGGCTGGCCAGGTTGCGCCAGTGTGTGCGTTGAGCACCACTCAGAGTGTGGAAATGCGACACGGTAAAAAAATCTTCCTTGACCCACCAGAAGGCTCACGACCCGGTGAACCTGTTGCCTGTGTGAGCCCAGAAGGCGAGCTTGTTGCAATGTGCCGGATTGACCACAAGGTGGCGCATATTCTGGTGGGGTTTCCGGCCGCGGAAGGTGGGTCATGA
- a CDS encoding CynX/NimT family MFS transporter codes for MTSSGTTALHPRSITWWGIAGVLLLALGARTGVAALSPIAAEVELDVPLNGLWLGLLGTIPPLAYAVAGVFTPRIARALSLEGVAVLVSVVTALAHVSRGFTPHYWGLFIATIVLMLGVGSINVILPGLVKLYAPGRIGQITSLYSTAMALSTAAPAGVGLWLAEAFDWRWSLASWALLSIVAMVPWLVLLRFAWSRRTAEAAVLSELPALPSLGALWKSPTARAITLIFSVSGVTAYSIFALLPPVLIEQAGASAGEAAFALTLFSLTGIPMSLTIPLLAVRKGWPSRLVVFAAGSGVSGFLGLALVPELAPLLWTVLAALGTLSFSMALALIGARTATHQMATNLSGFVNTVGYLVAGVGPVVTGLLHELTGEWIWSLFVLAGLSLLALPASAVFARENTVEHELSGSTPN; via the coding sequence ATGACCTCATCGGGAACCACAGCACTCCACCCCCGCAGTATTACCTGGTGGGGTATTGCGGGTGTGCTCCTACTCGCTCTTGGTGCCCGAACGGGTGTCGCAGCCCTCTCCCCCATTGCCGCAGAAGTAGAACTCGATGTGCCTTTAAATGGTTTATGGCTGGGTCTATTGGGGACAATCCCGCCCCTGGCCTATGCGGTTGCGGGGGTATTCACCCCCCGCATCGCCAGGGCGCTGTCTTTGGAAGGTGTCGCGGTACTGGTGTCGGTCGTCACCGCCCTGGCCCACGTCTCCCGCGGATTTACTCCCCACTATTGGGGCCTGTTTATTGCGACCATCGTGTTAATGCTCGGTGTGGGGTCGATTAATGTGATCCTTCCTGGTCTGGTCAAGCTCTACGCTCCAGGGCGTATCGGACAGATCACATCGCTGTATTCGACAGCGATGGCCCTTTCTACCGCTGCACCGGCTGGGGTCGGCTTGTGGCTTGCGGAAGCTTTCGACTGGCGCTGGTCGCTTGCCAGTTGGGCTCTGCTCAGCATTGTGGCAATGGTGCCCTGGCTGGTTCTGCTGCGTTTTGCGTGGAGCAGGCGCACTGCGGAAGCCGCGGTACTGAGCGAGCTGCCCGCACTGCCTTCTCTGGGCGCTTTGTGGAAATCCCCGACAGCGCGAGCAATTACGCTGATTTTTTCTGTCTCCGGCGTGACGGCCTATTCGATCTTTGCGTTGCTGCCCCCGGTCCTCATCGAACAGGCTGGGGCAAGTGCCGGAGAGGCCGCGTTCGCGTTGACACTGTTTTCGCTCACGGGAATTCCCATGTCGCTCACCATTCCTTTGCTCGCGGTGAGAAAAGGGTGGCCCTCGCGGCTTGTCGTATTTGCTGCCGGAAGTGGGGTGAGTGGATTTCTTGGGCTGGCTCTTGTGCCCGAGCTGGCGCCGCTGTTGTGGACGGTGCTGGCTGCCCTCGGCACGCTGTCTTTTTCGATGGCTCTGGCTCTCATTGGTGCGAGGACCGCAACTCACCAGATGGCCACGAATCTCAGCGGTTTTGTGAACACGGTCGGGTATCTAGTAGCTGGGGTGGGTCCGGTGGTGACCGGGTTGCTTCATGAACTGACCGGCGAGTGGATCTGGAGTCTGTTCGTCCTGGCCGGACTGTCTCTTCTGGCCTTGCCCGCCTCAGCAGTTTTCGCCCGGGAAAACACGGTCGAACATGAGCTCTCTGGTTCGACGCCGAATTAG
- a CDS encoding aldehyde dehydrogenase family protein: MGFLDYSPAPESTGIVSLADEYGLFINGEFRPGRGGVFDSISPATEEVLTRFSEASEEDVDYAIGQARAAYDKVWSKMPGRERSKYLFRIARIVQERSRELAIAETMDNGKPIKETRDVDIPLVAAWFFYYAGWADKLEEATGSHQPHAWGVVGQVIPWNFPLMMLAWKVAPALAAGNTVVLKPAETTSVTAMLFAEICQQAGVPAGVVNIVTGAGATGRALVSHAGIDKVAFTGSTPVGREIAKTLAGRPTALTLELGGKGANIVFDDAAMDEAVEGIISGIFFNQGHVCCAGSRLLVQENVHDELLARLTSRIQTLRLGDPLDKNTDIGAINSRAQLDTISTLTQSGVDEGASIWQSDCALPERGFWFPPTVFTDVSTSHRIAQDEIFGPVLSVLTFRTPDEAVAKANNTPYGLSAGVWTEKASRMLAVVDRLRAGVVWSNTFNKFDPTSPFGGYQESGYGREGGLPGLLSYLRPHSVPAGGKQ; the protein is encoded by the coding sequence ATGGGTTTTCTTGACTACTCACCTGCCCCCGAATCGACGGGCATCGTGTCACTGGCCGACGAATATGGCCTATTCATCAACGGCGAATTTCGCCCAGGTCGTGGGGGAGTATTCGACAGCATTTCCCCCGCCACGGAAGAAGTCCTCACCCGGTTTAGTGAAGCCAGTGAAGAAGACGTCGACTATGCAATCGGCCAGGCCCGAGCCGCCTACGACAAGGTGTGGTCCAAAATGCCGGGCCGGGAGCGCTCAAAGTACCTTTTCCGCATTGCCCGCATCGTCCAGGAGCGCTCCCGCGAACTGGCGATCGCCGAGACAATGGACAACGGCAAGCCGATCAAGGAAACCCGGGATGTCGACATTCCCCTGGTGGCTGCCTGGTTTTTTTATTACGCCGGTTGGGCCGACAAATTAGAAGAAGCTACAGGCTCACATCAGCCCCACGCCTGGGGGGTCGTTGGCCAGGTGATTCCGTGGAACTTTCCGCTGATGATGCTTGCCTGGAAGGTTGCCCCCGCACTCGCTGCCGGAAACACGGTCGTATTGAAACCCGCAGAAACCACTTCGGTGACGGCCATGCTGTTTGCCGAAATCTGCCAACAAGCAGGTGTGCCCGCCGGTGTGGTCAACATTGTCACCGGAGCGGGAGCGACCGGACGTGCACTGGTGTCACACGCGGGCATTGACAAAGTGGCCTTCACCGGGTCAACCCCTGTCGGTCGGGAGATTGCCAAAACGTTGGCGGGACGCCCCACAGCACTCACCCTCGAATTGGGGGGCAAAGGGGCAAACATTGTGTTTGACGACGCCGCGATGGATGAAGCCGTCGAAGGCATCATTTCGGGAATCTTCTTCAACCAAGGCCACGTCTGCTGCGCGGGCTCCAGACTGCTGGTGCAAGAAAATGTTCATGACGAGCTCCTCGCACGCCTCACCAGCCGCATTCAAACGCTGCGCTTAGGTGACCCGCTCGATAAAAACACGGACATTGGGGCCATTAACTCTCGCGCCCAACTAGACACCATCAGTACTCTCACCCAAAGCGGAGTAGATGAGGGTGCAAGCATCTGGCAGTCAGACTGCGCGTTGCCCGAGCGGGGCTTCTGGTTCCCCCCGACTGTCTTCACCGACGTGTCGACCAGTCACCGGATCGCCCAAGATGAAATCTTCGGTCCCGTCCTGTCGGTTTTGACCTTCCGAACACCAGATGAAGCAGTCGCAAAAGCCAACAACACCCCGTACGGGTTGAGCGCAGGCGTCTGGACCGAAAAGGCCAGTCGAATGCTCGCCGTAGTCGATCGGTTACGCGCCGGAGTGGTGTGGTCCAACACGTTTAACAAGTTTGACCCGACCAGCCCCTTTGGCGGATACCAAGAATCTGGCTACGGCCGTGAAGGCGGGTTGCCTGGACTACTCAGCTACCTTCGTCCTCACTCCGTTCCTGCGGGAGGAAAACAATGA
- the deoC gene encoding deoxyribose-phosphate aldolase: MALRRYLSGLPAVDAVGAAQRAAHFQTRSIKTESKIWGLDTAISMVDLTTLEGADTPNKVRTLAHKALFTDPLDPTAPRVAAVCVYGDRVADVIDALGSAHLSTDPEGVAVAAVATAFPSGRASMRVKIADTEDAVAAGADEIDMVIDRGAFLSGRIGEVFDQIVQVKEATKRPDGSHAHLKVILETGELQTLDNVRRASQLAILAGADFIKTSTGKVSPAATLPVSVVMLEAVRDWHLATGEYVGFKPAGGIRSAKDALRYLVAVAETAGEAWLTPNLFRFGASSLLNDLVMQRQKMTTGHYSGPNYVSVD, from the coding sequence ATGGCACTGCGCCGTTACTTGTCCGGCTTGCCCGCTGTTGATGCGGTGGGGGCCGCCCAAAGGGCCGCCCATTTTCAGACCAGGTCGATTAAAACCGAGAGCAAAATATGGGGACTTGACACCGCGATTTCGATGGTGGACCTCACGACCCTAGAGGGCGCTGACACTCCAAATAAAGTGCGCACCTTGGCCCACAAAGCGCTTTTCACCGATCCACTCGATCCCACAGCACCCCGAGTGGCCGCCGTCTGTGTCTATGGCGACAGGGTCGCTGATGTGATTGATGCGTTGGGTAGTGCCCACCTGAGTACAGACCCTGAGGGTGTGGCGGTCGCTGCGGTAGCGACCGCTTTTCCCAGCGGTCGCGCCAGCATGCGGGTGAAAATCGCCGACACGGAAGATGCTGTTGCGGCGGGTGCCGACGAAATCGACATGGTGATCGACCGAGGTGCGTTCCTCTCCGGTCGTATCGGTGAAGTCTTTGACCAGATTGTGCAAGTGAAAGAAGCGACGAAACGGCCAGATGGCTCTCACGCACACTTAAAAGTGATTTTGGAAACCGGTGAACTCCAGACACTCGATAACGTTCGACGCGCCAGCCAGCTGGCGATTCTGGCCGGCGCCGATTTCATCAAAACATCGACCGGAAAAGTGTCGCCGGCGGCGACCCTCCCCGTGTCGGTGGTCATGCTGGAGGCAGTGCGCGACTGGCATTTAGCGACCGGAGAGTATGTGGGTTTCAAACCCGCCGGAGGTATTCGTAGTGCAAAAGATGCCCTTCGCTACCTGGTGGCGGTTGCCGAAACCGCTGGTGAGGCGTGGCTGACCCCGAACCTGTTTCGGTTTGGTGCATCGAGTCTGCTGAACGACTTGGTGATGCAACGACAAAAGATGACCACCGGCCATTACAGCGGCCCCAACTATGTGAGTGTGGACTAA
- a CDS encoding aldehyde dehydrogenase family protein gives MTRLDVKKTYKLYIGGAFPRSESGYTLQVTTTKGEHLANVAQASRKDARDAVSAARGAQSGWAGATSYNRGQVLYRIAEMLEGRREEFIDGIRHCEGVNQRQAAQQVDQAIDSWVWYAGWADKYAQLVGSANPVAGPYFNLSVPEPTGVVAAFAPAEQKNASLLGLVRTIAPIIVSGNTVVIWAHPSQPIPAMTFAEVLHTSDAPGGVVNILTGLRDSAAPWLATHADVGAMDLMGATELDWASLEAEASATLKRVLTPVKSVPEESLARITAFTEVKTVWHTKAMG, from the coding sequence ATGACCCGGCTCGACGTGAAAAAGACCTACAAGCTCTACATCGGGGGAGCTTTTCCTCGCAGCGAATCGGGCTACACCCTCCAGGTCACGACCACCAAAGGTGAGCACCTCGCCAATGTGGCCCAAGCCAGTAGGAAAGACGCCAGAGACGCCGTATCAGCGGCCAGGGGCGCACAGTCAGGTTGGGCGGGTGCGACCAGCTACAACCGAGGCCAGGTGCTCTATCGCATTGCCGAAATGTTAGAGGGCAGGCGCGAAGAGTTCATTGACGGCATCCGACACTGTGAAGGTGTCAACCAGCGCCAAGCAGCCCAACAGGTAGACCAGGCGATTGATTCGTGGGTCTGGTACGCAGGCTGGGCGGATAAATACGCCCAACTAGTGGGGTCAGCAAACCCCGTTGCCGGACCATACTTCAACCTGTCGGTGCCAGAACCGACCGGAGTGGTGGCAGCTTTCGCGCCAGCCGAACAAAAAAACGCCAGCCTTCTCGGCCTGGTGCGCACCATCGCCCCCATCATTGTCTCCGGAAACACTGTGGTCATCTGGGCTCACCCCAGCCAACCAATACCCGCAATGACGTTTGCCGAAGTGCTACACACCAGTGACGCACCCGGCGGAGTGGTCAATATCTTGACCGGCCTGAGGGATTCGGCCGCGCCGTGGCTTGCCACCCACGCCGATGTGGGAGCAATGGACCTGATGGGTGCCACCGAGTTGGACTGGGCCTCACTGGAAGCAGAAGCCAGTGCGACACTAAAGCGTGTGCTCACACCCGTCAAAAGTGTCCCCGAGGAGAGTCTTGCGCGGATCACCGCGTTTACTGAGGTGAAAACCGTCTGGCACACCAAGGCGATGGGGTAA
- a CDS encoding 16S rRNA (uracil(1498)-N(3))-methyltransferase translates to MAHLYFIDPFQRLIAGEKVELSGAEARHAAKAARLRVGEKVLIGNGRGVLATAEATEVSAESVALVVLDVSHTKGWQPELWLAQSLAKSGRDEQAIEQATEVGVDRIIPLHAQRSVVRWDLDKATRGVERWQKIVTEASKQALQPRVASVEPVSTIEALIERSVECQLIVLDHRAQATVLDVPIDGLPEALPIVVAVGPEGGWSDQEFDALSTAGISLAKLGPGVLRASSAGPIALALLHARLRHW, encoded by the coding sequence GTGGCGCACCTGTATTTCATTGATCCATTTCAGCGCCTCATTGCAGGCGAAAAAGTAGAACTGTCCGGTGCTGAAGCACGCCATGCGGCCAAAGCGGCCAGGCTTCGAGTGGGCGAAAAGGTTCTGATTGGTAATGGTCGGGGAGTTCTTGCCACTGCTGAAGCCACTGAGGTGAGCGCCGAATCGGTGGCTCTGGTTGTCCTGGATGTCAGCCACACGAAAGGTTGGCAACCCGAATTGTGGCTCGCACAGTCTCTCGCCAAGTCGGGTCGAGACGAACAAGCAATCGAGCAGGCCACCGAAGTGGGTGTCGATCGGATTATTCCCCTCCACGCCCAGCGCTCAGTGGTCCGCTGGGATTTGGACAAAGCCACCCGCGGTGTGGAGCGTTGGCAGAAAATTGTCACTGAGGCGAGTAAGCAGGCGCTACAGCCCCGGGTGGCCAGCGTTGAGCCGGTGTCGACCATTGAGGCGTTGATTGAACGCTCGGTCGAGTGCCAACTCATTGTGTTGGACCACCGAGCTCAGGCCACCGTGTTGGACGTGCCAATCGATGGGCTACCAGAAGCACTGCCGATTGTGGTGGCTGTCGGGCCAGAGGGCGGATGGAGTGACCAGGAATTTGATGCTTTGTCTACTGCGGGCATTTCGCTGGCGAAACTGGGCCCGGGCGTCCTGCGCGCATCTAGTGCAGGACCGATTGCCCTGGCACTACTGCACGCCAGGCTTCGCCACTGGTAA
- the hrcA gene encoding heat-inducible transcriptional repressor HrcA, producing the protein MVSERALNVLRVIVQDFIDSSEPVASKAIAERPGFGVSAATIRNDMALLEEEDLIAAPHTSAGRIPTDKGYRVFVDSLTHHKPLSAAQRSAIERFLDQSVDLDDTLTRTVRMLSQLTNQVALIQYPTFGTARVRHVELLPMDSERVMVILITDSGHVDQSVVNWTEIPDDAVVGEIRATINEAVMGKSLDDVQIALQGLPAQASPERREILERLVDGVCRNLEAHRTNRLLVAGAANLVRTETDFSDSVYPVLEAIEEQVTVLKLFTEMQEGGQDVLARIGREMSAPLSETSVVAGSYHSGETDKGVVGVLGPTRMDYPGNMAAVHAVARYLTRLLDGQSGTGDK; encoded by the coding sequence GTGGTTTCTGAGCGTGCTCTCAATGTCCTGCGAGTCATCGTCCAAGACTTCATCGACTCCAGCGAACCCGTCGCGTCGAAGGCGATCGCCGAGAGGCCAGGCTTTGGTGTCTCGGCAGCGACCATCCGAAACGACATGGCGCTGCTAGAAGAAGAAGACCTCATTGCCGCACCCCACACGTCGGCCGGTCGCATTCCCACCGATAAGGGCTACCGAGTGTTTGTCGACAGCCTCACCCACCACAAACCACTGAGTGCAGCCCAACGCTCGGCCATTGAACGATTCCTTGACCAGTCGGTCGATCTGGACGATACGTTGACTCGCACTGTGCGGATGCTGTCGCAACTGACCAACCAGGTCGCCCTCATTCAGTACCCCACCTTCGGCACTGCACGCGTGCGACACGTCGAATTGTTGCCGATGGATAGCGAGCGGGTCATGGTGATTTTGATCACCGACTCTGGTCACGTCGACCAAAGTGTTGTGAACTGGACAGAAATCCCCGATGACGCCGTCGTGGGCGAGATTCGCGCCACCATTAACGAAGCGGTCATGGGGAAAAGCTTGGACGACGTCCAAATTGCCCTCCAAGGCCTACCCGCTCAGGCCAGTCCCGAACGTCGGGAAATCCTTGAACGCCTCGTTGATGGTGTGTGTCGGAACCTGGAAGCCCACCGCACGAACCGCTTGTTGGTTGCTGGCGCGGCAAATCTTGTCCGCACAGAGACCGATTTTTCTGACAGTGTTTACCCTGTTTTGGAAGCGATCGAAGAACAGGTCACTGTGTTGAAACTCTTCACCGAAATGCAAGAGGGTGGTCAAGACGTGTTGGCCAGAATCGGGCGGGAAATGTCGGCACCGCTGTCAGAAACTTCGGTTGTCGCCGGGTCCTACCATTCGGGTGAAACCGACAAGGGCGTGGTGGGTGTGTTGGGCCCTACCCGCATGGACTACCCAGGAAATATGGCGGCCGTTCACGCCGTCGCCCGATACTTGACCAGATTGCTCGATGGGCAGTCAGGAACTGGAGATAAATAG
- a CDS encoding bifunctional riboflavin kinase/FAD synthetase gives MTSLHPAVSWSLEDLPGPDTPRVVTIGKFDGVHIGHREVIAELGRIAPHAEATVVTFDRHPKALLTPDASPLPLVSTQQKVEFLGGAGASRVAVIPFTREFADLSPEDFARTVLAEGLGATAVLVGGDFRYGHLGAGDVDTLRAEGERLGFDVHTVADVVHDEGERISSTRIRRLLDDGDVSRAAQLLGRHHQLRSTVVQGYQRGRELGYPTANLENPPEGFVPRDGVYATWVDVDGVPYQAATSIGVNPTFGDVSQRMVESHLFGFDGLLYGSRVTVHFVEFIRGMNKFPDAKSLADQMAADAAQIKNILSR, from the coding sequence ATGACTTCGCTACACCCTGCCGTGTCGTGGTCTCTCGAGGACCTGCCCGGCCCTGACACACCACGTGTGGTCACCATTGGAAAGTTTGATGGTGTTCACATCGGACACCGGGAAGTAATCGCCGAGCTCGGGCGCATCGCACCCCACGCCGAAGCGACGGTGGTGACTTTCGACCGCCATCCCAAAGCTCTCCTCACTCCCGATGCTTCCCCCCTTCCCCTGGTGAGCACCCAGCAGAAAGTTGAATTCTTGGGTGGGGCCGGAGCGAGCCGTGTGGCCGTCATTCCCTTCACAAGAGAATTTGCCGACTTGAGCCCTGAAGATTTCGCGCGCACTGTTTTGGCCGAAGGTTTAGGCGCCACAGCAGTGTTGGTGGGTGGTGATTTTCGCTACGGGCATTTAGGTGCCGGAGACGTGGACACCCTCCGGGCAGAAGGCGAGCGGTTAGGCTTCGACGTCCACACGGTCGCTGATGTCGTCCACGACGAGGGTGAGCGCATTTCGTCGACCAGGATTCGGCGACTACTCGACGACGGTGACGTGTCACGAGCCGCACAGTTACTGGGCCGGCATCACCAGCTTCGAAGCACTGTGGTGCAGGGGTACCAGAGAGGCCGTGAATTGGGCTACCCGACAGCCAATCTGGAAAACCCGCCAGAGGGTTTTGTTCCACGCGATGGTGTGTATGCGACGTGGGTGGATGTTGATGGTGTTCCCTACCAGGCGGCGACGTCCATTGGGGTCAATCCCACTTTTGGTGACGTCTCGCAACGCATGGTGGAGTCTCACCTTTTCGGGTTTGATGGCCTTCTCTATGGTTCCCGGGTGACGGTGCATTTTGTGGAATTCATTCGAGGGATGAACAAATTCCCGGACGCGAAAAGCTTGGCCGATCAAATGGCTGCCGACGCCGCACAGATTAAAAACATCCTTTCCCGATGA
- the dnaJ gene encoding molecular chaperone DnaJ, which translates to MAVDHYEVLGVARDASSDEIRKAYRRLARELHPDVNKDEGAEDRFKQVTHAYEVLSDAQSRQRYDRGGDEQGGFGPFGDIFETFFGGGGQTRGPRSRTERGQDALLRVEVDLTEVIFGTTTTLEIDTAVVCDSCQGSCCAPGTQPRTCDICQGSGQVQRTVRSLLGNMVTQSPCGSCRGFGSVIDQPCPSCAGQGRVRSSQSLEVEIPAGIETGQRIHMAGAGEVGHGGGPAGDLYLEIQVRAHETFERHGDDLVATIDVDLVDAILGAEATIDALDGPVDITIRPGVQSEDVLTIKGRGVTKLRGAGRGDLKLPVHVVTPSKLGGKEIDLVKKLREIRKPHPPTLKANQSGTFQRLRERFFGA; encoded by the coding sequence GTGGCTGTTGACCACTACGAAGTCCTCGGTGTCGCCCGCGACGCCTCGTCTGACGAGATTCGAAAGGCGTATCGCAGGCTGGCGCGGGAGCTACACCCCGATGTCAATAAAGATGAAGGTGCTGAAGACCGCTTCAAGCAGGTCACCCACGCCTACGAAGTCCTCTCGGACGCCCAATCACGTCAGCGCTACGACCGCGGCGGCGACGAACAGGGTGGGTTTGGTCCCTTCGGTGACATCTTTGAAACCTTTTTCGGTGGTGGCGGCCAAACTCGTGGCCCACGGTCCCGCACTGAACGAGGCCAAGACGCCCTCTTACGCGTCGAAGTGGACCTCACAGAGGTGATCTTTGGGACCACCACCACTCTGGAGATTGACACCGCGGTGGTGTGTGACAGTTGTCAAGGTTCGTGCTGCGCGCCTGGCACCCAACCGCGCACCTGCGATATCTGTCAGGGATCCGGGCAGGTACAGCGCACCGTGCGGAGCCTGTTGGGCAACATGGTCACCCAAAGCCCGTGCGGGTCTTGCCGCGGTTTTGGCAGTGTGATTGACCAACCGTGCCCGAGCTGCGCCGGCCAAGGCCGGGTCCGCTCCAGCCAGTCGCTTGAGGTGGAGATTCCTGCCGGTATTGAAACCGGGCAGCGCATCCACATGGCGGGTGCCGGTGAAGTGGGACACGGTGGTGGGCCCGCGGGAGATCTTTACCTGGAAATCCAGGTGCGTGCACACGAAACGTTCGAACGCCACGGTGACGACCTCGTCGCCACCATCGATGTCGACCTGGTCGACGCAATCTTGGGTGCTGAGGCCACTATCGACGCACTAGATGGCCCCGTGGACATCACTATTCGCCCGGGAGTTCAAAGTGAGGATGTATTGACCATCAAAGGCCGTGGTGTGACCAAACTGCGCGGAGCCGGTCGCGGTGACTTGAAGCTGCCCGTCCATGTGGTGACCCCCAGCAAACTGGGTGGAAAAGAAATTGACCTCGTGAAAAAGCTCCGAGAAATCAGAAAACCGCACCCGCCGACGCTGAAGGCCAACCAGTCAGGGACATTCCAGCGTCTGCGTGAGCGATTCTTTGGCGCCTAA
- the hemW gene encoding radical SAM family heme chaperone HemW: MASLPEGDIPPTDGLLPEQAREGAAAKDFGVYIHVPFCTVRCGYCDFNTYTPGELPEVSPEDYPERVFQELDFAAGVLDASGVPKREVQTVFIGGGTPTLLAPSRLGQMLRRVDTLWGMSPRAEVTVEANPDTLDAQRLVELAAQGVTRVSVGVQSFVPHVLSTLDRTHNPGSVPDVIRAASDAGLQVSLDLIYGTPGESSADWQESLDRALELEPDHISAYSLIVEPGTALARRIRRGELEAIDEDTQASFYEQADETFRDAGYEWYEVSNWSHTSEGLSRHNLSYWLGSDWWGIGPGAHSHIGGVRWWNVKHPRAYADRVKAGHSPALGREVLDEHTRWVEMVMLGLRTRQGLAIDSLTDHYPPAGAILHEALDAGWLQPEAFTAGRVELSLKGRLLADGLSARLTGG, translated from the coding sequence GTGGCGTCGTTGCCCGAGGGCGATATTCCTCCCACTGACGGGCTCTTGCCAGAGCAAGCCCGAGAGGGAGCTGCCGCCAAAGATTTTGGGGTTTACATTCACGTGCCTTTTTGTACCGTGCGCTGTGGTTACTGCGATTTCAACACCTACACGCCCGGGGAACTTCCTGAGGTGAGCCCGGAGGATTACCCCGAGCGGGTGTTCCAGGAGTTGGACTTTGCTGCTGGTGTACTCGATGCCTCGGGTGTGCCAAAGCGTGAAGTGCAGACCGTGTTCATCGGTGGCGGTACTCCCACTCTGTTGGCACCGTCCCGGTTGGGGCAAATGCTCAGGAGGGTGGACACACTGTGGGGAATGTCACCTCGCGCAGAGGTCACCGTGGAAGCAAACCCGGACACGTTGGATGCTCAACGCCTTGTGGAACTCGCGGCACAAGGGGTCACTCGGGTTTCGGTCGGGGTGCAGTCATTTGTCCCCCACGTATTGTCCACACTGGATCGAACGCACAATCCGGGCAGTGTCCCCGACGTGATCAGGGCAGCGTCAGACGCCGGGCTACAGGTGTCTTTGGATTTGATTTATGGCACACCGGGAGAGTCCTCCGCCGATTGGCAGGAGAGCCTTGATCGTGCGTTGGAGCTTGAACCCGACCACATTTCCGCCTATTCACTCATTGTGGAACCAGGGACCGCGTTGGCCAGACGCATCCGTAGGGGGGAGCTGGAAGCGATTGATGAGGACACTCAGGCGAGTTTTTATGAACAAGCCGATGAGACCTTTCGCGACGCCGGCTACGAGTGGTACGAGGTGAGCAACTGGTCACATACTTCTGAGGGGCTGTCTCGCCATAACCTCAGCTACTGGTTGGGCTCTGACTGGTGGGGTATCGGACCCGGCGCTCACTCCCACATCGGTGGGGTGCGTTGGTGGAATGTGAAACACCCACGGGCCTATGCCGATCGAGTGAAAGCTGGGCACTCGCCCGCGTTGGGGCGCGAAGTGTTGGATGAACATACTCGTTGGGTGGAAATGGTGATGCTGGGTCTTCGCACCCGACAGGGACTGGCGATTGATTCACTGACCGACCACTACCCGCCGGCTGGAGCCATTCTGCACGAGGCACTCGACGCGGGTTGGCTGCAGCCTGAAGCGTTTACTGCCGGTCGGGTAGAGCTCAGCCTGAAAGGCAGGCTGCTTGCTGATGGGTTGTCGGCGCGGCTGACAGGAGGCTAG